The Sinorhizobium meliloti genome includes a window with the following:
- a CDS encoding cupin domain-containing protein translates to MRINEDLTKPVIVHSAKLDWVPSPAAGVDRRMLYRVGGEVARATSIVRYAPGSAFPRHVHSGGEEILVLEGTFEDEHGDYPAGSYFRNPPGTSHVPASKNGCTIFVRLWQYREGDGTQIVRHPGEGEPAPLREGVEAARALFDDGKERVSVENWLPGSAVSVENRRGLEFFVLSGGLAVGGEQLEPQSWGRLPAGEALEAITGPEGAEIWIKDAPLQHPDVLQLP, encoded by the coding sequence ATGCGCATCAATGAAGACCTGACGAAACCCGTAATCGTCCATTCGGCTAAACTCGACTGGGTTCCGAGCCCCGCCGCAGGGGTGGATCGCCGCATGCTCTACCGTGTCGGCGGCGAAGTTGCGCGCGCAACTTCGATCGTACGCTATGCGCCGGGCAGCGCCTTCCCACGCCACGTCCATAGCGGCGGCGAGGAGATCCTCGTGCTCGAGGGGACGTTTGAGGACGAGCACGGCGACTATCCTGCGGGCAGCTATTTTCGCAATCCGCCCGGCACCTCGCATGTACCTGCCTCGAAGAATGGGTGCACGATTTTTGTGCGGCTCTGGCAATATCGTGAGGGCGACGGCACGCAAATCGTTCGCCACCCTGGAGAGGGTGAACCAGCGCCGTTGCGCGAGGGGGTCGAGGCAGCGCGGGCCCTGTTTGACGACGGGAAAGAGCGCGTGTCGGTAGAAAACTGGCTGCCGGGTTCAGCCGTCAGCGTCGAGAATCGCCGTGGGCTCGAGTTCTTCGTCCTCTCCGGCGGCCTCGCAGTCGGGGGCGAGCAACTGGAGCCGCAGAGTTGGGGCAGGTTGCCCGCAGGAGAGGCGCTCGAAGCGATCACCGGACCCGAAGGCGCTGAGATCTGGATCAAGGATGCACCGCTGCAGCATCCCGACGTACTGCAGCTACCCTGA
- a CDS encoding amidohydrolase family protein: protein MFDLIIRNANLPDGRQGFDIGLAGGKIAAIEKSITATPGEEIDAAGRLVSPPFCDPHFHMDATLSLGLPRMNISGTLLEGISLWGELRPLLTKEALVERALRYCDLAVTQGLLYIRSHVDTSDPRLVTAEALLEVKEQVAPYIELQLVAFPQDGYFRAPGGVASLERALDMGIGIVGGIPHFERTMEDGARSVEALCRLAADRGLPVDMHCDETDDPMSRHIETLAAETVRFGLKGRVAGSHLTSMHSMDNYYVSKLIPLMAEAEINVIPNPLINIMLQGRHDTYPKRRGMTRVRELMAADLNVSFGHDCVMDPWYSMGSGDMLEVAHMAIHVAQMAGIEDKCKIFDAITVNSAKTMGLQGYGLDIGCKADLVVLQAADVTEALRLKPNRLFVIKAGKVIARTAPRVGELFLSGRPASIDMGRDYVPPVLQR, encoded by the coding sequence ATGTTCGACCTGATCATCCGCAATGCGAACCTGCCGGACGGCCGGCAGGGCTTTGATATCGGCCTTGCCGGCGGCAAGATCGCCGCCATCGAGAAGTCGATAACTGCGACCCCCGGCGAGGAGATCGACGCGGCCGGCCGCCTGGTCAGCCCGCCCTTCTGCGATCCGCATTTCCACATGGATGCGACGCTGTCGCTCGGTTTGCCGCGCATGAACATCTCCGGCACGCTGCTCGAGGGCATCTCGCTCTGGGGCGAGTTGCGGCCGCTGCTGACGAAGGAAGCCCTCGTCGAACGAGCGCTTCGTTATTGCGACCTCGCCGTCACCCAGGGCCTTCTCTACATTCGCAGCCATGTGGACACGTCCGATCCGCGCCTCGTGACGGCAGAAGCGCTGCTCGAGGTCAAGGAACAGGTCGCACCCTATATCGAATTGCAGCTCGTCGCCTTCCCGCAGGACGGATATTTCCGCGCGCCCGGCGGCGTCGCCTCCCTCGAGCGTGCGCTTGACATGGGCATCGGCATCGTTGGCGGCATTCCTCATTTCGAGCGGACGATGGAAGACGGCGCCCGCTCCGTCGAGGCACTGTGCCGGCTCGCCGCCGACCGCGGCCTCCCGGTCGACATGCATTGTGATGAAACCGACGATCCGATGTCGCGCCACATCGAGACGCTGGCGGCCGAGACGGTGCGCTTCGGCCTCAAGGGGCGCGTGGCTGGTTCGCATCTCACCTCGATGCATTCGATGGACAACTACTACGTCTCGAAGCTCATCCCGCTGATGGCCGAGGCGGAGATCAACGTGATCCCCAATCCACTGATCAACATCATGCTGCAGGGCCGCCACGACACCTATCCCAAACGGCGCGGCATGACGCGGGTGCGGGAGCTGATGGCGGCCGACCTGAACGTCTCCTTCGGGCATGACTGCGTCATGGACCCCTGGTACTCGATGGGCTCGGGCGACATGCTGGAGGTCGCCCATATGGCGATCCACGTCGCGCAAATGGCCGGCATCGAGGACAAGTGCAAGATCTTCGACGCGATCACCGTCAATTCGGCAAAGACCATGGGGCTTCAGGGCTACGGCCTCGACATTGGCTGCAAGGCAGATCTCGTCGTGCTGCAGGCGGCGGATGTCACCGAGGCATTGCGGCTGAAGCCGAACCGGCTGTTCGTCATCAAGGCGGGCAAGGTTATCGCCAGAACCGCGCCGCGCGTCGGCGAGCTTTTCCTCTCCGGGCGTCCTGCCTCGATCGACATGGGACGCGACTACGTTCCCCCGGTGTTGCAGCGCTGA